Proteins encoded by one window of Erwinia pyrifoliae DSM 12163:
- the xerC gene encoding site-specific tyrosine recombinase XerC: MTRPNPPTATESHISRHGQTLRQLAESWLAHLVVAGRSARTAQGYGERVXAFLAWCEPRGITYAPQVSLAVLEAYQRWLQGYRRADGKQLVVNSQLHRLSAVRMLFRWLLKRHHILYSPAEQLELPKEERRLPAQVFSEAETRRVLQSLDAGTPPGLRXRAILELLWSSGIRRSELAGLLLSDVDFTRGVVNVRRGKGGKDRVVPVGHTALMWLXRYLKDVRPRLAQRFDSGHLFISHKGTGLAHGTLTAMAGRAIRSGAHLKKAGACHIFRHXMATQMLENGADTRHIQAILGHEKLETTQIYTRVAIGHLQKVHAHTHPAEKRRTEKLAEQPENAEPEVKPEPPDRSKK, encoded by the coding sequence ATGACCAGACCGAATCCCCCCACCGCAACAGAAAGCCATATCAGCCGGCACGGACAGACGCTGCGGCAGCTGGCGGAAAGCTGGCTGGCGCATCTTGTCGTCGCCGGACGCAGCGCCCGTACGGCGCAGGGCTACGGCGAACGGGTGCNGGCGTTCCTGGCCTGGTGCGAACCGCGCGGGATAACGTATGCGCCACAGGTGAGCCTGGCGGTGCTGGAGGCGTACCAGCGCTGGCTGCAAGGCTACCGCCGGGCGGATGGAAAACAGCTGGTCGTGAACAGCCAACTGCACCGGCTGTCGGCCGTCAGGATGCTGTTCCGCTGGCTGCTGAAGCGCCACCATATCCTGTACAGCCCGGCGGAGCAGCTGGAACTGCCGAAGGAGGAGCGGCGGCTNCCGGCGCAGGTGTTCAGCGAGGCCGAAACGCGGCGGGTGTTGCAGAGCCTGGACGCGGGCACGCCNCCGGGGCTGCGTAANCGTGCCATCCTCGAACTGTTGTGGAGTAGCGGGATCAGGCGCTCGGAGCTGGCCGGGCTGCTGCTGTCAGACGTGGACTTCACGCGTGGCGTGGTCAACGTGCGGCGCGGCAAGGGCGGTAAGGACCGGGTTGTCCCGGTCGGTCACACGGCGCTGATGTGGCTGGNGCGCTATCTGAAGGACGTGCGGCCGCGTCTGGCGCAGCGGTTCGACAGCGGACACCTGTTTATCAGCCATAAGGGGACGGGGCTGGCGCACGGCACCTTAACCGCGATGGCGGGTCGCGCCATCCGCAGCGGGGCGCACCTGAAGAAGGCCGGAGCCTGTCATATCTTCCGCCACNCGATGGCGACACAGATGCTGGAGAACGGCGCNGACACGCGGCATATCCAGGCGATCCTCGGGCATGAGAAGCTGGAGACCACGCAGATCTATACNCGGGTGGCCATCGGTCACTTGCAGAAGGTTCATGCNCACACGCATCCGGCAGAGAAGCGGCGCACGGAGAAGTTAGCGGAGCAGCCGGAGAACGCGGAGCCGGAGGTTAAACCGGAGCCGCCGGACAGGTCGAAAAAGTAG
- a CDS encoding type II toxin-antitoxin system RelB/DinJ family antitoxin: MATLNVRLDDKLKSKAYAVLDELDVSPTEAVRLLFQYIAENERLPLKTLTVSDEEDALLKTVRERLASPQKGIRVTLDEL, from the coding sequence ATGGCAACATTAAACGTGCGGCTGGATGACAAGCTGAAAAGCAAAGCTTACGCAGTCCTGGATGAACTGGATGTATCACCAACAGAGGCGGTCCGGCTGCTGTTCCAGTATATAGCGGAAAATGAACGTCTGCCGCTGAAAACGCTGACGGTCAGCGATGAAGAGGACGCGCTGCTCAAAACGGTGCGCGAAAGGCTGGCATCGCCACAGAAGGGAATAAGGGTCACGCTGGATGAGCTATGA
- a CDS encoding type II toxin-antitoxin system RelE family toxin: protein MSYELVFDPRALKEWKKLGATVREQFKKKLAEVLVNPRVESARLREYPDCYKIKLKSSGYRLVYQVQDEQLVVFVVATGKRERLQVYRDAGKRL, encoded by the coding sequence ATGAGCTATGAACTGGTCTTCGATCCCAGAGCCTTAAAAGAGTGGAAAAAACTGGGCGCAACGGTTCGGGAGCAGTTCAAAAAGAAACTGGCGGAAGTGCTGGTAAACCCGAGGGTGGAATCTGCCAGGTTGAGAGAGTACCCGGACTGCTACAAAATAAAGCTGAAATCATCGGGTTATCGTCTGGTATATCAGGTTCAGGATGAACAGCTGGTTGTCTTCGTTGTGGCGACAGGAAAAAGAGAAAGGTTACAGGTGTATCGTGACGCAGGAAAGCGCCTGTAA